The DNA region ttctatcctttggaatagcttgaatagtatcgatattagctcctctttgaaggtctggtagaattctgcactgaaaccatctggccttgggctttttttggtcgggagactatcaatggttgcttctatttctataggtgaaatagggctatttaatttgtttatctggacttggttcaatttcggcaaatggaatcggtcgagaaatttgtccatttccgttaaatttttgaattttgtaatcagtcatcaattaaccactctcaaccagtgtatgctttatttggggttcttcgATGCATATACCTCCCTTGAACCCAtggaccctaggtaggagagaaagaagatgaataGGGACAGGAGAGGTAGACATTTTTAGACACAGTTCCTTGTggcgattccactcttcatcatcagaatTAGAGCAGTCTAGTCAAACATCGAACAATGGCAGCAAACTTGAAGTATTCTCAGAGCGCTTCTCTTGCTAAGTGTCTGGAagtgaagagaaaggaagcaaagaagtgATGCCAAACAATGCAAAAAAtggctgatcttttttttttttaggctattTTTGTACCCTTCCGTAGTCCATACAGGAtgttttccaactggcaaagaccatgcacCCACGCaaggcagttccctttctagccGACAAACATCATGCGCACTCTCAAGAGGCAGTTTCCAGTAGACAGACATCACGCACTCTCCCacgaggcagtttcacatcccacacttgggatcaaaacaaaaacatgtttacatccactacactccctcaaccaaagaattgatgaataaaatatggtacatttacacaatggaatattaatcaactattaaaaaaacaatgacatcatgaaattttcaggcaaatggatggaactggaaaacatcaccctgagtgagttaacctagaccccAGGAGACACGTTAGCCACAGAGTACAGGATAAGTATGCTataacccacagacccaaagtaACCTAAGCAACAGGTCAGGCCTAAGGGAGAGTGCTTGAATCACACTGAGAAGAGGAGCTCAAATAGACATTAaaggtggacagatggatggaagaAAGTGGGTAGGagtgggaggggaacaggaggtGTCCGGTGTGGATGGGGGCATGGCAGAAGAGAGAACTGAGAAAGAGAACTTGAATCAGTGGGGGATGGTATCTCTAGGACAAGCTAGAAGTTTAGgaaaatggaaactcccaggaacctATGAGGTTGTCCCTAGCATTACAGAAGATGGAACATGAAATGGTCACCAGCTGTAACTAGGCTAGACGTCCAATGGAAGGACAGTGTTACCAAccaagccacaaaacctttgactcacAATGTTTCCAGCCCACAAGAAGTGCAGACATACAAATATCTTTATCAACTATATTTTAGTGGTATTTATCTCTCTACATATTTCCTCCTTTACCCTGCCTTCCCATTCCAACTTAACCCTTCATTTTCCATCATTCTCCTTTCTAAATTTATTCCCATTATTATAAGGTATTTAAAACAAGGCCCTCAAAAGTCACCAAACTGATGTTTTCTATCACTATAATCCAAGCTGGCCAGATAATTTTCTGATTTTAGATATCAGAAATCAGAGAATTCCCTCAGATGACGCTTTAGGTGTGATTTGGAATATGTACTGCACCCTGTGGTATGTGCAGAGTCCTTTTGAAACATGCAGCAGTGGTGTCACCTAGCCTCAAGTGCTAAGCTGATGACTTTTTCCTGCGGGGACATGAAAAATGGCATTCTCAGCTAAGCCCTCCCCCTACTTTCAGAAGCATTGCCAGCCATAGGACCACCATGTGCTAGACTGAAGTTGATTCAGTGTCTATGTTCTTCTTATAAGTGTAGTTGCTAGTAGTTAACTTCCTTATACTAGTCTTCCctctttaattattatattatcattCTTATCATAATAtactttatattcatttttatgttttaagttaTAATTCAACATATTGAATTGTGGAAGACTTATTAATCACTTTATCAACACAGGAAGGCTCTAGCAACagcacattaaatatttttatttcttattaaatatttttaaattttttacatatatgtttatattattacacatatatacaataaactacctatagcagaagaaccatgaaacaatcagaaattatataaatgtcacattcttaatTTGGCAGCCTAGGAGAAAATATCTATCCTtttttggtgtgtctaaaattctgaatgtaaatcaatctccatcacatattgtcattaacaacttaaaacatctatctagacctaaaaacatcttaaatcctaaaaactaagcttaatcgtaaaactaaactatctggtcttcaaccccatcagggacttgagaaggaataaaattggttacctgagtatacagggagtgcaggttagcagcttcccaaatgagaagatgacagagacagtttgctgcctaaacagtcacccaacactctctgtaacattggagcatcatcttctgccttctggtccaatgcatctgacagacatatttgtgaggcaggaactattgaggacttgcttaccttgccttggcagagtttggcagttgactctgcctgcatccaagcttgtctttttaaaggtagaattctgtctgtggcagaaatgaggacattttgcccactggcttCTTTGCcaacatttgaagtcatctccataaggaggttctttgatgctcatcatcttctttgaggtaggctgggtattgccaggagttaatctgtcttgtcaatgaatctttaaaataataaaaacattttaaatgtcatattctgtatttgtctgaggtttttgaagaccttatctaactattttaccttatctttctatagaatcatatatatctgttgcaACTAagattcttgtgataaaaacatactagtaattgatatgaccatgatttgatgaactaacaattaacttgcacaTTAAACATTTAATAATCTTTTCCCAGTTAGTCTTTCAAGAATactgaaagaatgagaaagaacaaGGCTGCCAAACATATTGATTATATGTAGCTTTATTGAGAAAGTTACCAAATTAAAGAATTAGAAGGCAGACCATGTCTTAGGATTATGAGAGTAAAGAAGTCTATGTGCTACAAAATGGCAAACAGCTGAGGTAGATACCTTTAGATCCAGTGAAGATGAAAGAGATAGAGTCTAAAACCAGGCAAGAGAATTTTAGACGACCAGTTATAAAATGCCCCATCACCTCCAGTTGCACCAAAACCCAGAcactgagggaggaggaatggtCTCTGAGTCACTCACTTAACCCAGTGACTGTGTCCCGGAACAGGATATTTCCTATTCTGTAGAGTCCTGGTTAGACCAGCTGTACATGAATTTGCAATTTGCTTAGGAAGCTGTTGGACCAGCCCACAATCAAGTGACTTTACACCCCACTCGGTGGGGCAGCCGGTCCTATAAAAAGAGGCTTGTATGAAGGACTACAACACGCTTGGTCCTCAAGCCCTGGGCTACGGAGAACCTGGTGAGTCTAACCTCCAAGATTGATCTGTGTTTATGGTCTTCTCATGTAGCTAAGTTTGGAGAGAACAGTTTAGTGGTGCCACACTGTGATCATGGTTTAAATGTGAGTTACCGAATGAAACTTAGTAATTTAGTAGCGTGAAACATTATGTTAGctagttttgcttttgtgtgtagGTGGTTGATGCCCATATGGGAAATGGGAAGGGTTGCTTTGAAGATTGCAGACcaggattttttattttcttacattctGATGCCTTTTAGAGAAGGCAATTTCTTAGCAGGCACTAGACTTCTGTATGTTCCTCCGCATCTATCTTCTGGGATTTCATAGATGCTACAGGGTGCAGGCATTGGCTTTGAGATTACTTAGCATTTCAGATACTGGAATCACTGCTCCTGAATATGTTATTTTGTGCAAGTCATGCTACTTTGTTCTTTGGAACAGGGATGTTCCTGGGTGTGGGATAGGACCTTCCTTGCAGAAGGTTTTGCAAAGTTCAGTGAAACAAATGACTAACCTGGAAGGGAAATCCAAGAAAGTCCTAAAAGCAGAAGAGCTGGGGACTAATATGTGTAGATAAGAGAATTACTATCCAGTAATATTTAAACTAGAGCTTTCTCTGTGCGAATGATCTCTTCTGAGAGAAAATTGTCATGTGATGTCTTTCAGATCCTGAGACTTCAGCACGATGTCTTACCAACAGCAGCAGTGCAAGCAGCCCTGCCAGCCTCCTCCTGTGTGCCCACCCACAAAGTGCCCAGAGCCTTGTCCTCCTCCAAAGTGCCCAGAGCCTTGTCCTCCCCCAAAGTGCCCAGAGCCTTGTCCTCCCCCAAAGTGCCCAGAGCCTTGTCCTCCCCCAAAGTGCCCAGAGCCTTGTCTGCCTCCAAAGTGCCCTGAGCCTTGTCCTGAACCATGTCCCTCTCAGGTATGGCAGCAGAAATGCCCTCCCGTACAACCTCCCCCACCTTGCCAGCAGGACTATCAACCCAAGAGCAAATGAGGCCTCAGCAGTCATCAGgaccaaggaagagaaagaatctTTCTCACACACATCCATAGTATCACATCTGTCTTCCATTCAAAGCCTACTGTACAGACGCAGAAGAATCTTCTCCGCACTTCGTCCTTCATGTGCCTGCTGTGACTGATGTGGAGAAGGCCTTTCTCTGGCACTGTTCTCACGCTGTTGTCAAGGGACTGCTGGAAATCACCCCCTTTTTTCAGTGCTTCAGTATCCCAGATGCTCAGAGAGAAGATCAGCTGATGTCTTCTCAGTATCCTCCTCAGAGCATGCTTTCCAAATCTGCGTGTCACTATTGTCCCATTTCCTGAATAAAATACAATGCTATTGGTGGTATTCATGTGCTCTTTTCTTCTAGTACTTACTTTACTGCCTTTATAACATGCTCATCTTCCTTTACTTTTAACCTTTGGTCCACATGCCCATCTGTAGAAATTGCATTTTGACTTTTGGATTATAACAATAATTTAGAATAATAACATATTTTTGGAACATAACAAAGACTACTTAGTGTTTGATTTATTTGAGGACAGATTATTTCATTCTACCATAACTATAATCTCTCCTTTTAGGAACGCTCACTTAAGATGATGTGATGTTCAGTCACGCATGTATGGCTGGGATCACATTCCTACCTATATCCCACACATTTGCTCTCACTTGCACCCTTACTCTGCCCTAATAGTTACATGTGTACATTAATGTGTCCTAGTTAATTTgttctgattttgtattttaaacaaacatgCCCATCTTGACTTTTATAacgtttctatttttcttaacatAATGATATGCAGCTATATGGATTTGCATGAATACAACAAAATATCAATATTCTTTATGACTCAATATTCACTGTTTCCATGTCCATTATGTCTAACACAGTAGCCACCAGTCACTGCGACCACCACCTACAACATTATTAGGACCATTTCCACCACTGCCACAGAGATATTAACCACAGATAGTTCAGTGTTGAAGTGGCTTAGACATAACTAACTTGCATAGGAAATGTAACCCTAGAATATATTGTTACTTATATTCTACtcttttttatattctctttacTTCTTATGTAATATAGAAGATAAAGGGCTGTAAAGGAATTGGGGGATCATCCCACTTAAATGTTTGGCAATTCTTAAAACACAAGTACAGAAGATATGTGGAAATaactttcaaaaaattatttgtcTCCATTCGACCTTTGACAATTTCTTCGACCTTTCTTTAATTGCctataatatttaaatgaattctGCTTGTGTCTCATTTCTGAAGCTATTTTATGAGTCAATCTAATTCTTCCTGTGTTCAACTTGGTGCTTCCTGTGTTTGGTTATAGCTGTTAATACAACAGATATGGAGATTTTCCTCACAACTTGTGAGCACTCCAGTCAATTCAAGTTATGACAAATGACAACTCTGTTCAGTCTTAGGGACTGAGATATACTGTGGGATGTTTAGTCAGCTGGGCCAACACTGAAACCCTCATCCCTCCTATAAATGTGAGGCAAGGTTCCCATGTCTCCAGACAAAAAAATATAGACAATACAATTTCTAGGTCTCAGTGGGACTTTCAAGGCAAAATTTCTCACAGAGTAACATTAGTCTGTCATTACTTATCTGGTATATAAACAGCCAATTTCAAGACTAGGCCtatttacatttcatttcttcCCCAGATGAAGCTCATTTTTCCTGGTGGAGCCTCTGTTCTTAATCAATGCTCACGTTTTATGATTAGTTGCTCTCTTAAGTAGCTTGTCTCAAGATTTGGACTCCACAAAACAAGGAGTCTTTCAGCATTGGATAAAATTCCTATCTGGCTGTCAACTGTCAAAATGACAATCTGGAATAAGATATTTAACTCCTCCGTATGTCAACTTCACTTTCTTCCTAGAGTGAAAATAACTGAGTTATCCTGGGCATTAAGTGGCTCAGCGTAATGCCTGACAGATGATTAACTCCAAGGCATTATCATTGTATCAAGACCTTACAAGGTGCCATCACTGCTGGCAGTGCATTTGTCCTTGAATGT from Acomys russatus chromosome 15, mAcoRus1.1, whole genome shotgun sequence includes:
- the LOC127199519 gene encoding small proline-rich protein 2I-like, which produces MSYQQQQCKQPCQPPPVCPPTKCPEPCPPPKCPEPCPPPKCPEPCPPPKCQQKCPPVQPPPPCQQDYQPKSK